In one Nicotiana tomentosiformis chromosome 6, ASM39032v3, whole genome shotgun sequence genomic region, the following are encoded:
- the LOC104114073 gene encoding protein VACUOLELESS GAMETOPHYTES-like — translation MYVNCSSYLNRDDDDDSASDEFPKILSRNPNQLRATSVFNPRRPVVDYSESEDEGQAQWSNHNKLPHSTNDISSLLRMMMMLNLRQGAGAGAGRTSQLILSQNRRPIVDYSDTDEEEISAHYRQIKHFSHPHSLNKYDVERDNEINCKVCGLQILGSAYGCQRCQFYLHVSCFDLPQKIQHDSHPAHPLTLRNLSYYKNCGKSCDACCEDIRRSFLYCCDPCNFDLHVTCATLYSIARRNDSPKDTLRLYYSFPVSDNNQMHWIARCNVCNKKVSKEGWLYYSKDTGYIAHIKCAKGAKVGVSWIKERLNMLKVK, via the coding sequence ATGTACGTGAATTGTAGTTCATACTTAAATAGGGACGATGATGATGACAGTGCTTCTGATGAATTTCCAAAAATATTGAGTCGTAACCCTAATCAATTACGTGCTACTTCAGTTTTCAATCCTCGTCGTCCTGTTGTAGATTATTCTGAAAGTGAAGATGAAGGACAGGCTCAGTGGTCTAACCATAACAAGCTACCTCATTCCACGAATGATATTTCATCACTTTTAAGAATGATGATGATGCTCAACCTCAGACAaggtgctggtgctggtgctggtCGTACTTCCCAACTGATTCTTAGCCAGAATCGTCGTCCTATTGTAGATTATTCAGATACTGATGAGGAAGAGATATCAGCTCACTACAGGCAGATAAAACACTTTAGCCATCCACATTCCTTGAACAAGTACGACGTTGAACGAGACAACGAAATTAACTGCAAAGTCTGCGGGCTGCAAATTCTTGGCTCGGCTTATGGTTGTCAACGTTGTCAATTTTACCTACATGTTTCGTGCTTCGATCTGCCCCAAAAGATTCAGCACGATTCTCATCCTGCTCATCCTTTAACGCTTCGAAATCTTTCCTACTACAAGAACTGTGGAAaatcttgtgatgcttgttgtgAAGATATACGACGAAGTTTTCTATACTGTTGTGATCCTTGCAATTTTGATCTTCATGTTACTTGTGCTACCTTATATAGCATTGCGAGGAGAAATGATTCACCAAAGGATACTCTTCGACTTTACTACTCGTTTCCTGTCAGTGACAACAATCAAATGCATTGGATTGCGCGATGCAATGTTTGTAACAAGAAGGTGTCTAAGGAAGGTTGGTTATATTATAGCAAGGATACTGGCTATATTGCACATATTAAGTGTGCTAAAGGTGCTAAAGTTGGGGTTTCTTGGATTAAAGAGAGACTTAATATGCTTAAAGTTAAGTAG